A DNA window from Campylobacter lari contains the following coding sequences:
- a CDS encoding lysophospholipid acyltransferase family protein, with amino-acid sequence MKIYQRFKALIFWVEFILSIIFLCIAFLLLQSQEKIWKIRKVWSKLQKYVINYKIQTQGFIHPQANLLLINHQSLLDIVVLEDLCPKNISWIAKKELGELPVFKTLIKKPKIICIDRSPKGLVKLLKEAKERLNEDRILAIFPEGTRSKTQKLLKFKVGAKILSEKLKLKVQPVVIIDSAKILDTQNFSANSGVLKVVFLDLVDTSKDDWLEQTREKMQTILDSERSQA; translated from the coding sequence GTGAAGATTTATCAAAGATTTAAAGCTTTAATATTTTGGGTAGAATTTATTTTATCTATTATATTTTTATGTATTGCCTTTTTATTATTGCAATCGCAAGAAAAAATTTGGAAAATCAGAAAAGTATGGTCAAAACTGCAAAAATATGTAATAAACTATAAAATTCAAACCCAAGGTTTTATACACCCTCAAGCTAATTTGCTTTTAATCAATCATCAAAGCTTGCTAGATATAGTTGTTTTGGAAGATTTATGCCCAAAAAATATATCTTGGATAGCTAAAAAAGAACTAGGCGAACTCCCTGTTTTTAAAACTTTGATTAAAAAACCAAAAATTATTTGTATAGATAGAAGTCCAAAAGGCCTAGTAAAGCTTTTAAAAGAAGCCAAAGAAAGATTAAACGAGGATAGAATTTTAGCCATTTTTCCAGAAGGCACAAGATCTAAAACACAAAAACTTTTAAAATTTAAAGTCGGAGCTAAAATTTTAAGTGAAAAACTTAAGTTAAAAGTCCAGCCTGTGGTAATTATTGATTCAGCTAAAATTTTAGACACCCAAAATTTTAGCGCAAATAGTGGTGTTTTAAAAGTGGTATTTCTAGATCTTGTTGATACAAGTAAAGATGATTGGCTTGAGCAAACTAGAGAAAAAATGCAAACAATCTTAGATAGCGAAAGGTCACAAGCTTGA
- the crcB gene encoding fluoride efflux transporter CrcB, with protein MIGTILAVGFGGFLGAISRMLTSNFFNKIIPHNFPYGTLMVNIIGSFLIGLFFSYANSKGVHIFTKNLISTGFLGAFTTFSTFSYENLLFLQNGDYFHFFINIILNVILCLLAVWIGFLIFK; from the coding sequence TTGATTGGTACGATTTTAGCTGTAGGTTTTGGAGGCTTTTTAGGGGCCATATCCAGAATGCTTACTAGCAACTTTTTTAATAAAATCATTCCTCATAACTTTCCTTATGGGACATTAATGGTCAATATAATAGGATCATTTTTAATAGGTTTATTTTTTTCTTATGCAAATTCTAAAGGTGTGCATATTTTTACTAAAAATTTAATTAGCACTGGTTTTTTGGGTGCCTTTACAACTTTTTCAACTTTTTCTTATGAAAATTTGTTATTTTTGCAAAATGGTGATTATTTTCACTTTTTTATAAATATTATTTTAAATGTTATCCTTTGTCTTTTGGCAGTATGGATTGGTTTTTTAATTTTTAAATAA
- the htpG gene encoding molecular chaperone HtpG, which produces MQFQTEVNQLLQLMIHSLYSNKEIFLRELISNASDALDKLSYLSVSDDAYKNLKFEPKIQINFNQEAKTLTISDNGIGMNKDDLINHLGTIAKSGTKSFLENLSGDAKKDSQLIGQFGVGFYSAFMVASKIEVLSKKALDDKAYLWTSDASGYEIEDANKDEQGTCIILHLKDEEFLNSYRIESIVEKYSNHIQFPIFMEKEEYLPLEEGEKEPKKELKNTQINTASALWRQNKANLKAEDYERFYEQNFHDSNKPMLYIHTKAEGSIEYNSLFFIPAQAPFDLYRVDYKSGLKLYVKRVFISDDDKELLPTYLRFVRGIIDVEDLPLNVSREILQENKILKSVQEASVKKILAELKKFKEKDKENYLKFHENFGKVLKEGLYGFGENKDAIAKLLYFKNSNKEELIDLEEYKQNLAEGQNEIFYISGKNEKLLRNSPLLESYKQKNINVLLLDEEIDTIVMPMMNEFEGLKFSAINHLASEETSEEQKTEFASLLIKIKEVLKDEVEEVKLSQRLSNSPSCIVYDQNKPDFAMQQILKQMGQEQQVKPILEINPNHEILKALKENDTLANEMAHILLNMAKLSEGMGIDNPSEFNNALSKIVSKALEK; this is translated from the coding sequence ATGCAATTTCAAACTGAAGTTAATCAACTTTTACAACTTATGATTCATTCTTTGTATTCTAACAAAGAAATTTTTTTAAGAGAGCTTATTTCTAATGCAAGTGATGCACTTGATAAACTTAGTTATTTAAGCGTGAGTGATGATGCTTATAAAAATTTAAAATTTGAGCCAAAAATTCAAATTAATTTCAATCAAGAAGCAAAAACCTTAACTATAAGTGATAATGGTATAGGTATGAATAAAGACGATTTAATCAATCATCTTGGAACCATTGCTAAAAGTGGTACAAAAAGCTTTTTAGAGAACTTAAGTGGTGATGCCAAAAAAGACTCTCAACTTATAGGACAATTTGGTGTAGGCTTTTACTCTGCTTTTATGGTAGCTTCTAAAATAGAAGTTTTAAGCAAAAAAGCATTAGATGATAAAGCTTATCTTTGGACTTCTGATGCAAGTGGTTATGAAATAGAAGATGCAAATAAAGATGAACAAGGCACTTGCATAATCTTGCATTTAAAAGATGAAGAGTTTTTAAACTCATACCGCATTGAAAGCATAGTAGAAAAATATTCAAATCATATACAATTTCCTATTTTCATGGAAAAAGAAGAATATTTACCACTAGAAGAAGGCGAAAAAGAACCTAAAAAAGAATTAAAAAACACTCAAATTAATACAGCAAGTGCCTTATGGAGACAAAATAAAGCAAATTTAAAAGCTGAGGATTATGAAAGATTTTATGAACAAAACTTCCATGATTCAAACAAACCTATGCTTTATATCCACACAAAAGCTGAAGGTTCTATAGAGTACAATTCTTTATTCTTTATACCTGCACAAGCTCCATTTGATCTTTATAGAGTAGATTATAAAAGTGGTTTAAAACTTTATGTTAAAAGAGTTTTTATAAGTGATGATGATAAAGAATTATTACCAACTTATCTAAGATTTGTGCGTGGGATTATTGATGTAGAAGATTTACCGCTTAATGTTAGTCGTGAAATCTTACAAGAAAATAAAATCTTAAAAAGCGTTCAAGAAGCAAGTGTTAAAAAAATCCTAGCTGAACTTAAAAAATTCAAAGAAAAAGATAAAGAAAATTATCTTAAATTCCATGAAAATTTTGGAAAAGTTTTAAAAGAAGGTTTATATGGTTTTGGCGAAAATAAAGACGCTATAGCTAAGCTTTTATATTTTAAAAACTCAAATAAAGAAGAATTAATTGATCTTGAAGAGTATAAACAAAACCTAGCTGAAGGTCAAAATGAAATTTTTTATATTAGCGGAAAAAATGAAAAACTTTTAAGAAATTCTCCGCTTCTTGAAAGCTATAAACAAAAAAATATCAATGTTTTATTACTTGATGAGGAAATTGATACCATAGTTATGCCTATGATGAATGAATTTGAAGGTTTAAAATTTAGCGCTATTAACCATCTAGCTAGTGAAGAAACTAGCGAAGAACAAAAGACTGAATTTGCAAGCTTACTCATCAAAATAAAAGAAGTTTTAAAAGATGAAGTTGAAGAGGTAAAACTTAGCCAAAGACTTTCAAATAGTCCAAGTTGTATTGTTTATGATCAAAATAAACCTGATTTTGCTATGCAACAAATTCTTAAACAAATGGGGCAAGAACAGCAAGTTAAACCTATACTTGAAATCAATCCTAATCATGAAATTTTAAAAGCCTTAAAAGAAAATGATACTTTAGCTAATGAAATGGCACATATTCTTCTAAATATGGCTAAACTTAGTGAAGGTATGGGTATAGATAACCCTAGCGAATTTAACAATGCCTTAAGCAAAATCGTTTCCAAGGCTTTAGAAAAATGA
- a CDS encoding rhodanese-like domain-containing protein, which produces MKNIAISKDILHEFCIIDVRTPSEWKSGVIKEALLIALCDDNGFMNENFIQEFKEKVDYQNKNIAFVCATGSRSKHTAMMIEDTLGIECTNLDGGMVALLSQGYEATKKGN; this is translated from the coding sequence ATGAAAAATATAGCTATTTCTAAAGATATTTTGCACGAATTTTGCATTATAGATGTAAGAACCCCAAGCGAATGGAAAAGCGGGGTTATAAAAGAAGCTTTACTCATCGCACTTTGCGATGATAATGGCTTTATGAATGAAAACTTTATCCAAGAGTTTAAAGAAAAAGTAGATTATCAAAATAAAAACATAGCCTTTGTGTGCGCTACAGGCTCAAGAAGCAAACATACTGCTATGATGATAGAAGATACTCTAGGTATAGAATGCACTAATTTAGATGGTGGCATGGTAGCACTTTTATCACAAGGTTATGAAGCTACAAAAAAGGGAAATTAA
- a CDS encoding rhodanese-like domain-containing protein, producing MIKKILLSLMLCTSFVLAEVKNIDINADILENYQVIDIRKPSEWAQTGTIKNAIKISFYNEDGSLNKNFVEEIKKISSKKSIAIVCRSGARSAKASALLEQNGIEVTDLKGGMNALLSQGYETSK from the coding sequence ATGATAAAAAAAATACTTTTATCTTTAATGCTTTGTACTAGTTTTGTTTTAGCAGAAGTTAAAAATATAGATATTAATGCGGATATTTTGGAAAATTATCAAGTAATCGATATTAGAAAACCTAGCGAATGGGCACAAACTGGCACAATAAAAAATGCCATTAAAATTAGCTTTTATAATGAAGATGGAAGCTTGAATAAAAATTTCGTTGAGGAAATTAAAAAGATTTCAAGCAAAAAATCTATCGCTATAGTTTGTAGAAGTGGAGCAAGAAGTGCTAAGGCTTCTGCTTTACTAGAACAAAATGGTATAGAAGTTACTGATTTAAAAGGTGGTATGAATGCACTTTTATCACAAGGTTATGAAACCTCAAAATAA
- the mog gene encoding molybdopterin adenylyltransferase, giving the protein MVKIGILVLSDRASSGVYEDKSGVEIEKILDSYIKNEKSFYYELIPDEYDLIIEKLAYLADEVKCDLIFTTGGTGPALRDVTPEATQAVCDKMLPGFGELMRAKSLEYVPTAILSRQSAGIKGKSLIINLPGNPKAIRECIEPIFPAIPYCVDLIGGAYIENNEEVISVFRPKKK; this is encoded by the coding sequence ATGGTAAAAATAGGAATTTTAGTACTTTCAGATAGAGCAAGTAGCGGAGTTTATGAGGATAAATCCGGAGTAGAGATAGAAAAAATTTTAGATTCTTATATAAAAAATGAAAAAAGCTTTTATTATGAGCTAATTCCTGATGAGTATGATTTAATCATAGAAAAATTAGCTTATTTGGCAGATGAAGTAAAATGTGATTTGATTTTTACTACAGGGGGTACAGGACCTGCTTTGCGTGATGTAACACCAGAGGCAACGCAAGCAGTGTGTGATAAAATGCTTCCAGGTTTTGGGGAGTTAATGCGTGCAAAAAGCTTAGAATATGTACCAACGGCTATACTTTCAAGACAAAGTGCAGGTATAAAAGGAAAATCATTAATTATTAACTTACCGGGTAATCCAAAAGCTATAAGAGAATGCATTGAGCCTATATTTCCTGCTATTCCTTATTGCGTAGATTTGATAGGTGGAGCTTATATTGAAAATAATGAAGAAGTAATTTCTGTGTTTAGACCAAAGAAAAAATAA
- a CDS encoding AAA family ATPase, with protein sequence MKNKKIILASFLLLCVFILIAFLKNQPDYISKAAYEELLEQNLIQKAIVENNEILLKSKEGNFLIAKDVVDLNALWQKIPLEYAKDYDLSEFFLIFILLAFLISFLLFLNKKNKDRQNLLSLEKNILEKNEQNNTIQDVVSEVKFKDVAGVDEAKVELLEIVDFLKNPQKYKDFGVKMPKGVLLVGPPGVGKTLIAKAVAGEAGVPFFYQSGASFVEIYVGMGAKRVRELFLKAKSKAPSIIFIDEIDAVGKSRGDFSNVERDNTLNQLLTQMDGFEDNSGVIVMAATNKIDLMDNALLRSGRFDRRIFISLPDFKDRMHILQNYMKEKKSSVDLEKIAKASVGFSGAALETLVNEAAINAIRRKSDLIEENDFFAVLNKVLMGKKKIFSLSDKERKIQATYQAAKALCAFYFDVKFEKITLIEDRFKEYENTIKSKSELLNKIKVFLAGSVAMELIFNESYTNAQSDLLKVKELLVFMETFAMANEGLLQEQKQEVKEFLELMKEKVVRLASILLENEKIDKQDIEKIIME encoded by the coding sequence ATGAAAAATAAAAAGATTATCTTGGCTTCATTTTTATTGCTTTGTGTTTTTATATTGATTGCATTTTTAAAAAATCAACCAGATTATATTAGCAAGGCTGCTTATGAAGAGCTTTTAGAACAAAATTTAATCCAAAAGGCTATAGTAGAAAATAATGAAATATTATTAAAAAGCAAAGAAGGAAATTTTTTAATCGCTAAAGATGTAGTGGATTTAAATGCTTTGTGGCAAAAAATTCCTTTAGAATATGCTAAAGATTATGATTTGAGTGAGTTTTTTTTGATATTTATTTTACTTGCTTTTCTCATAAGCTTTTTACTCTTTCTTAATAAAAAAAACAAAGATAGGCAAAATTTACTTTCTTTAGAAAAAAATATTTTAGAAAAAAATGAACAAAATAATACCATACAAGATGTAGTAAGTGAAGTTAAATTTAAAGATGTAGCAGGGGTTGATGAGGCTAAGGTGGAGCTTTTGGAAATCGTTGATTTTTTAAAAAATCCTCAAAAATATAAAGATTTTGGCGTGAAAATGCCAAAAGGCGTTTTGCTAGTAGGCCCTCCTGGAGTAGGTAAAACCTTGATAGCAAAAGCAGTAGCAGGTGAAGCTGGAGTGCCATTTTTTTATCAAAGTGGGGCTAGTTTTGTAGAAATTTATGTAGGTATGGGCGCAAAAAGAGTTAGAGAGCTTTTTTTAAAAGCTAAATCAAAAGCTCCAAGTATTATTTTTATAGATGAAATTGACGCAGTTGGTAAAAGTAGAGGGGATTTTTCCAATGTAGAAAGAGATAATACGCTAAATCAACTTTTAACTCAAATGGATGGATTTGAAGATAATAGTGGTGTTATAGTGATGGCTGCTACAAATAAAATCGACCTTATGGATAATGCGTTACTAAGATCAGGGCGTTTTGATAGAAGAATTTTTATATCTTTGCCTGATTTTAAAGATAGAATGCATATTTTGCAAAATTATATGAAAGAAAAAAAATCTAGCGTAGATTTAGAAAAAATTGCAAAAGCTAGTGTGGGTTTTAGTGGAGCTGCCTTGGAGACTTTAGTTAATGAAGCGGCTATTAATGCTATAAGAAGAAAATCAGATTTAATAGAAGAAAATGATTTTTTTGCAGTGCTTAATAAAGTTTTAATGGGTAAAAAAAAGATTTTTTCTCTAAGCGACAAGGAAAGAAAAATTCAAGCCACATATCAAGCAGCTAAAGCCTTGTGTGCTTTTTATTTTGATGTTAAATTTGAAAAAATTACCCTAATTGAAGATAGGTTTAAAGAATATGAAAATACTATCAAATCAAAATCAGAATTATTAAATAAAATAAAAGTTTTTTTAGCAGGTTCAGTTGCTATGGAGCTTATTTTTAATGAAAGTTACACTAATGCACAAAGTGATCTTTTAAAGGTTAAAGAATTGCTCGTTTTTATGGAAACTTTCGCCATGGCAAATGAGGGTTTATTACAAGAGCAAAAGCAAGAAGTGAAAGAATTTTTAGAATTAATGAAAGAAAAAGTAGTGAGATTAGCTAGTATTCTTTTAGAAAATGAAAAAATAGACAAACAAGATATAGAAAAAATCATAATGGAGTGA
- the mtaB gene encoding tRNA (N(6)-L-threonylcarbamoyladenosine(37)-C(2))-methylthiotransferase MtaB: MKKKVYFKTFGCRTNIYDTQLLKTYIKDHIVTQNEQEADVIVINSCTVTNGADSGLRSYINSVKKNGVKVILTGCGAVSKGKDFFNKKEIFGVLGASNKDKINELISQDKAFYELGNLRFIDTKIVSNYENHTKAFVKIQEGCDFACSYCIIPSVRGKSRSMPSEEIIKQIKLLAQNGYSEVVLTGTNIGSYGLKDKTTLGKLLQEIGKINGIKRVRLGSLEPAQIDESFKEILDEPWLEKHLHIALQHTHEKMLRIMRRRSHTQNDLALFNELNQKGFALGTDFIVAHPGESELIWQEALENFKQFKLTHIHAFIFSPRDGTHSASMSERINGDIAKERLNILKDIVAQNNYEFRKNQKNILEILVESKKDGFYEGYDQFFNKIKITSKEDIAKQWISIEKYECKEDCNYLRLEDEK; encoded by the coding sequence TTGAAAAAAAAGGTATATTTTAAAACTTTTGGTTGTAGAACTAATATTTATGATACGCAATTATTAAAAACTTATATTAAAGATCATATTGTCACACAAAATGAACAAGAAGCTGATGTGATAGTGATAAATTCTTGCACGGTTACAAATGGTGCTGATAGTGGGCTTAGAAGTTATATTAATAGTGTAAAAAAAAATGGAGTTAAGGTTATACTTACAGGCTGTGGTGCTGTAAGTAAGGGAAAGGATTTTTTTAATAAAAAAGAAATTTTTGGAGTTTTAGGAGCTTCTAATAAAGATAAAATTAACGAGTTAATCTCACAGGATAAAGCCTTTTATGAGCTTGGAAATTTACGCTTTATCGATACAAAAATCGTAAGTAATTATGAAAATCACACTAAAGCTTTTGTAAAAATTCAAGAAGGATGTGACTTTGCTTGTAGTTATTGCATAATCCCAAGTGTTAGAGGTAAATCAAGAAGCATGCCAAGCGAGGAAATAATAAAACAAATCAAACTTTTGGCTCAAAATGGTTATAGTGAAGTAGTTTTAACGGGTACTAATATAGGAAGTTATGGTTTAAAAGATAAAACTACACTTGGAAAATTACTGCAAGAAATAGGCAAGATTAATGGTATAAAAAGAGTAAGACTTGGGAGTTTAGAGCCTGCTCAAATTGATGAGAGTTTTAAAGAAATTTTAGATGAACCTTGGCTTGAAAAGCATTTACATATTGCCCTGCAACACACTCATGAGAAAATGCTACGCATTATGCGTAGAAGATCACACACGCAAAATGATTTAGCATTGTTTAATGAGTTAAATCAAAAGGGTTTTGCTTTAGGAACAGACTTTATCGTAGCACATCCTGGGGAAAGTGAGTTGATATGGCAAGAAGCTTTAGAAAATTTCAAACAATTTAAACTCACACATATTCATGCTTTTATTTTCTCACCACGCGATGGAACGCATTCTGCTTCTATGAGTGAGCGAATTAATGGTGATATAGCCAAAGAAAGATTAAATATTTTAAAAGATATAGTCGCACAAAATAATTATGAGTTTAGAAAAAACCAAAAAAATATTTTAGAAATTTTAGTCGAGAGTAAAAAAGATGGTTTTTATGAAGGCTATGATCAATTTTTTAATAAAATCAAAATTACAAGCAAAGAAGATATTGCTAAACAATGGATAAGTATTGAAAAATATGAATGCAAAGAAGATTGTAACTATTTAAGGTTAGAGGATGAAAAATAA
- a CDS encoding mechanosensitive ion channel family protein, translated as MKKIILILLLPFTLLLAQDDIEHLEQKLNELHNNLAYNTWIIKYNNFNIYKKTQDEILALEKESLKANERNKSIIERQILILKERLELLSEYKSANFSKMVLAPEEVDKIDKLTNPLAIISAYSHIKKLRRDKEEYVNLLNSFKQTLDELIKENVLVAEIAKLSSNKEHDEYLKISNQMVRDFSQTLRFGEISYSVYEKKIQEEIEKTTASIKIQGVRAFNIVLAIVIVVAIAFLLKFIARKYIGDNDRFYTANKIINFININVIVLILLFGYIENISYLVTVLGFASAGLAIAMKDMFMSMLGWCVIVFGGSFRVGDRVRVFQNNTHYIGDIIDISFLRITLYEDISLLTYTDNRRSGRIIFIPNNFIFTNLISNYTHHGMKTIWDGLDITLTFDSNHQKALDIVEEIVIKASKGYTKIAKESMNKLRNEYSIRNPKVEPRFFTFLEGYGMRISAWYMTNSYAALVLRSNISKEIINEFNKHDDIKIAYPSQNLYMAKHEFIENKEDI; from the coding sequence ATGAAAAAAATTATATTGATTTTACTTTTACCCTTTACATTACTTTTAGCGCAAGATGATATAGAGCATTTAGAACAAAAATTAAATGAATTACATAATAATTTAGCATATAATACTTGGATAATTAAATATAATAATTTTAACATTTACAAAAAAACTCAAGATGAAATTTTGGCTTTAGAAAAAGAAAGTTTAAAAGCTAATGAACGCAATAAAAGCATTATAGAAAGACAAATTTTAATTTTAAAAGAAAGACTAGAGCTTTTAAGTGAGTATAAAAGTGCAAATTTTTCTAAGATGGTTTTGGCACCTGAAGAAGTTGATAAAATAGATAAGCTAACTAATCCTTTAGCTATTATTTCAGCATACTCACATATAAAAAAATTAAGACGCGACAAAGAAGAATATGTCAATCTTTTAAATAGTTTTAAGCAAACTTTAGATGAGCTTATAAAAGAAAATGTTTTAGTAGCTGAAATAGCTAAATTATCTTCTAATAAAGAGCATGATGAATATTTAAAAATATCCAATCAAATGGTTAGAGATTTTTCACAAACTCTGCGTTTTGGAGAAATTTCTTATTCTGTGTATGAGAAAAAAATTCAAGAAGAGATTGAAAAAACGACAGCTTCAATTAAAATTCAGGGTGTAAGAGCTTTCAATATAGTTTTGGCTATTGTTATAGTTGTAGCCATAGCATTTTTACTCAAATTTATAGCTAGAAAATATATAGGCGATAATGATCGCTTTTATACAGCAAATAAAATCATTAATTTTATTAATATCAATGTAATTGTTTTAATCTTGCTTTTTGGATATATTGAAAATATCAGCTATTTAGTGACCGTTCTTGGTTTTGCTTCTGCTGGTTTGGCTATTGCTATGAAAGATATGTTTATGTCTATGCTTGGTTGGTGTGTGATAGTTTTTGGTGGAAGTTTTAGAGTGGGCGATAGGGTGAGAGTTTTTCAAAACAATACACATTATATCGGCGATATAATTGATATTTCGTTTTTAAGAATAACTTTGTATGAAGATATATCTTTATTAACTTATACAGATAATCGAAGAAGTGGTAGGATAATTTTCATACCAAATAACTTTATTTTTACCAATCTTATATCAAATTATACTCATCATGGGATGAAAACAATTTGGGATGGACTTGATATTACTTTAACTTTTGATTCAAATCATCAAAAAGCCTTAGATATAGTAGAAGAAATCGTTATAAAAGCTTCCAAAGGCTATACAAAAATTGCAAAAGAATCCATGAATAAATTAAGAAATGAATACAGCATTAGAAATCCTAAAGTAGAACCTAGGTTTTTTACATTTTTAGAAGGTTATGGTATGAGAATTTCTGCTTGGTATATGACAAATTCTTATGCGGCCTTGGTTTTAAGAAGTAATATAAGTAAAGAAATTATCAATGAATTTAATAAACATGATGATATAAAAATAGCCTATCCATCGCAAAATTTATATATGGCAAAACATGAATTTATAGAAAATAAGGAAGATATTTGA
- the aroB gene encoding 3-dehydroquinate synthase has translation MQVKVNLDKNTSYNVYINELEKLNFDTKVVILTNELVAKLHLDTLLKKIQAKELFVIKIKDGEEYKNLQTIEYILDQMCTYKLDRKSLLISFGGGVISDMGGFVASIYQRGIEFINIPTTLLACVDASVGGKTGVNNKFGKNLIGTFYQPKAVYCESEFLKTLPSRELAAGMAEFIKMAVVFDEKILSFLENLDEDKFLNTKLDDITLAQIIQKSIELKANVVSQDEKESGLRMLLNYGHTFAHVIENQTGYKKYLHGEAVAIGMNMANILALNLGLLSEQECQRVQKLLVKFKLPISYKISNIEEFYNAFFLDKKTHFQKINFVLACGLGKACIKNDISKEDILYTLEVFA, from the coding sequence ATGCAAGTTAAGGTAAATTTAGATAAAAATACAAGTTATAATGTCTATATAAATGAGCTAGAAAAGTTAAATTTTGATACTAAAGTCGTGATTTTAACTAATGAATTAGTAGCAAAATTACATTTAGATACGCTTTTGAAAAAAATTCAAGCTAAAGAACTTTTTGTTATAAAAATCAAAGATGGTGAAGAGTATAAAAATTTACAAACTATAGAATATATCTTAGATCAAATGTGTACCTATAAGCTAGATAGAAAAAGTCTGCTTATAAGCTTTGGTGGTGGGGTGATCTCTGATATGGGTGGTTTTGTAGCAAGTATATATCAAAGAGGGATAGAATTTATCAATATTCCCACAACTTTACTAGCTTGTGTGGATGCAAGTGTGGGTGGTAAAACCGGGGTGAATAATAAATTTGGTAAAAATCTAATAGGCACTTTTTATCAGCCAAAAGCGGTGTATTGTGAGAGTGAGTTTTTAAAAACCTTACCTTCAAGAGAACTAGCTGCTGGTATGGCTGAATTTATCAAAATGGCTGTGGTTTTTGATGAAAAAATTTTATCTTTTTTAGAAAATTTAGACGAGGATAAATTTTTAAATACTAAACTTGATGATATTACCTTGGCTCAAATCATCCAAAAAAGTATAGAACTTAAAGCTAATGTGGTTTCACAAGATGAAAAAGAAAGTGGCTTAAGAATGCTTTTAAATTATGGTCATACTTTTGCTCATGTTATAGAAAATCAAACAGGATATAAAAAGTACTTACATGGTGAAGCCGTGGCTATAGGTATGAACATGGCAAATATTCTAGCTTTAAATTTGGGGTTATTAAGCGAGCAAGAATGCCAAAGAGTACAAAAATTGCTTGTGAAATTTAAATTACCCATATCTTATAAAATTTCAAATATAGAAGAGTTTTATAATGCCTTTTTCTTAGATAAAAAAACACATTTTCAAAAGATTAATTTTGTTTTAGCTTGTGGTTTAGGAAAAGCTTGTATAAAAAATGATATATCTAAGGAAGATATTTTATACACTTTAGAGGTGTTTGCATGA